The Arachis ipaensis cultivar K30076 chromosome B03, Araip1.1, whole genome shotgun sequence region CAATGCAGCAATTCTTGCTCATTTGACACTGTACAAGAGCCATACAACACGTTGCTTCCGCACAACGACCTAACTTTAGCGCAATAACGTCTTTGATCAATGTCATGAAGATTCGACTAAATTTTTATGTTAGCTGTCGAAGGCCTAACACGACCTTCTTTCTTTATCCATGTCTTTTAtaagttaaaaaaatttattatttccaaaaagaaaataaaagaacattattTACAAATATgtgatttttttttacattacATGTAGTTCGTCCAAAGAGTAGGCGATCTCTTCAACCATGTAGTTTGCCCTGTGATTAAGCTCGTAAGTAAGCTAACTGTGTGTTCGAATCCAACCTTATGTATGCAACAATCTATTGGCTAGAGGTAAACACTTAAATGGAGTTTCGATCCATAACAAATTAATCGTTGGCCTATCAAATTTAGAGATaccataaaaaaaactaaaaatagttTCAGAATATAGCaagtataaattaataaattatatacTATTAAACACGGTTATAACTTTTCAGTTTTAATCGTACAGCAAGTCATTTTTGAGGTTTGGATAAGAAAATTCATGTTTAAGTTACGAATGATGTAAATTATGAGGCCatgtgaatttttttaaaataaacaaaataaatattttatgtatcaATATAGATAATTTTGAGTGTTTTTACTGATTTGTATTGCcttactgtaaacgagataagacacgtTATAAAGTTTACGTATCACATTTACAAACGTGATACGTGAGAGATAACAATCAACACGTatttcgtttatagtgtaaatgaaATATACACTTACTTATTTTGTTTACATTGTAAATGAGATAAACGAAAAGTTATGATATTTTCACTCTAAATGAAATACAGTACGACAAATTTCGAGTAGTTATAAAAGGATCTGCAACCATTTGTGTTCTCCACAAATATttcacttcttcttctcctccatttctcttccaAGACTTAAAAAAAGTATCTAGTGGTAGTGGATATGTGGTTGTAAGTGTGTATCTCAATTGTCATATGAGAAACAGTGACATATGTGATATTTGAGCGTGATAATCCTACTCTGTTACGTATTCGGAGAGTAAATTCTTTGTCAGAGTTATAGAGTCTAATATTGAGGAACATCGGTGTTAGCGAAACAAAAGAGGTTGGAAGAATTAggtataggttgctagcaccgatgaaaaatggagtttttCGGTTTCGTCTATTTTGACTCTATGGAGATGAGCATGTGCCCCTCATGTTTAACATCTATAGGAGAATCATGGCGAAACAAGTTATGAAACTTATCTGTGGGAGTTGGTAATATTGGTGGCGGGGGATCTGGCCATTCAAAATTTGTCTAGGATGATCGACCTCTTGCACCACCACCATTGTACTGTACTAGTTCAGCAATAGACATGGACGTGGAGGGTGAGGAGTCCGATGAGGAATATATTGCCGATATCAACGATAGTAGTTCTTTTGAAGATGATGAGAAGGAGGAGTTTGTACCATAGACTTCAGTAGACGCACTAGTTCGGTATCTTCTTCCTGCCCCACAATCAATTCCGGCCTTATCAGGTGTATTCACTATCATACATTGTATCTGGATGCGATGCATAAAAAAACTCTATTTTTCGATATGGGTGGGAGCGATTACAACATAAACAGTGGTGTGGAGTTTAAGGCTAGCCACAAATTCAAAAGTAGAGAGGTAGTATTGCAATGTGTGAAGAATTACAACATCCGTAGAAGTGTTGAGTACCGATTCATGGAGTCGGATTGATTAAAGTACCTTGCGCATTGCAGGCAAAAAGACAACAGGATGTCCTTGGAGTCTCCGTGTCACCCTCCGATAGGATCTCGGATATTGGTGAGGTCAAGTTTAATTGTGGTGTATATTCTTATTTATCATGATTATTTTGGTTATAAATGTCTaccatatatattttattttgttagagAGGTACATAAATTTAGAGGTGCGCACACCTGTTTATTCCTATCATGTCCTAGGATCATCAACAGTTGGACAACAACTTCATTTGTAGTGTCAACCTATCCCTTATACAGTCTAGTCCATCAGTTGTAGTTACTATCCCTAACACCAAGGAACTCCTCTATCCATTTCCAGGTCGGATGCTGGTACCATGTGTGAAAATCACGCAAGTATCCACCCACTGACTTTCCGTGAGTGCGTAACCCAAGATGGTACGCAACGTCCTGCAGGATGATGGTGTACTCATCCCAAGGCAGGTGGAAAGTATGGGTCTCCAGACGCCAACGCTCCACGAATGCAATAATCAAGGAGTTGTCAAAGATAAAGTTCCTGAGTTGCACCATGTCGCCAAAGCCAGCCTCCCTTAAGTAAGGGAGAATGGTGTCTGGTGGTGCAAGAGACGGATCACTTGCCTAGGAAGTAGTAGACGTGACACTCGCCTAGGAAGTAGTAGGCGTGACCTCTGTTAAAAGATAAAAACATTTCAATAACAAAATTAtttcaattataaaaatttttatttcgaaataaaaagataaaaataatgatAAACAATTATTTCACATTtcagaataattaaatttaaaaataaaacatttaaaaaatttatcaaatttCATTGCAATAATTCTCTAGCATATTcaacattaaaattaaaaacataaaattcaatttcaaaaaataagaaaacgtaataaatagttaataaattaaataattaattaacttttattAACAGTACATTCTACACCTAACAAATATTAATAACATGCTAATTAATCTATTTTATGTTAACAAAATATAATCTATTCTACTCATGTATAACAACACTAAATTTATAAAAGTACCCTAACTATAATCATAAGCTTAtttatttaaaagataaaaagaacAATACTAACTTGGAAGTCGATCACTCTCGCAATGTGCTAAGTCGTATTTAGACGGTTGATGTCATCGTTTCGTGCATCTACGCTCACCATAACGTCCGAATATCTCAAAAATATCAAGAAAACGTTCGACAAAGGGAGAAACGAAGGTTAAGGGGAACGAAAGTGGCAATTGAGACGCTGCGAACGAGTTACTTATATAGGCTTGTTTtagccttatctcgtttacactataaacgagatatgtTACGTATCATAACACATGTACAAACATGATGCGTGGACTTTGTGACGTGTCTTATtttatttacagtgtaaacaagataagtAATAGAATGTAAATTCGTAAAAATGTCCCAAATTAcgtatattaataaataaaatatttaatttatttatttaaaataaaatccaaAGCCATgcttataaaaaagaaaataaaaaaaaggatagATAGAACCTTCACCTTTTGATCTGCAGATATTTGAGTTCTCCGTTATACTGACCTGGTTGATACCGATGCATATGAAATAGTTTTCAAAATGAGACAAATtaaaacttaaatatatttttaaattttcaataacTTAAATATCCGCAAACCAAAAAATCAAGAATCAATTTGTCTTTTTACCAAAGgaaatatatttttactttttctttcacGTATACTCTATACCCTAAACTATAGATGATTAAAATTAGGTGAGTCGTGCAACGTTGAATGTTTAGGAATTATAGCTATCAAAGGGGCTTTCTAATTTCACCCAAAAGTTAGGTTTATTTATGCAACAAATTAGATAtcatttttatattaataaatgtATCAATAAGGTAGTGATCACCATTCAGCTCGAAGGGTACTGGAAGATCACACTCATTTCAGAATAAAGCCCCGCTTGACTGGTCTAGTGGATCGTGTTTCAAAGAAGCAAAACGTTTTCATAACTCAACCTTGAAGGTGTCTATAAAACCCTACAAGCTTAAGTTTATTGAAGCACATAATACAATGATGTAAAGCCATTGCCCATTGTTTATGCACTTTGATCAAGCTCACGGAAGATTCAAACTAAACTTCCACGATGAGTAAATCATAGGGGAACGTTGCAGATAGCCCAATGAGTTGAAGACTATGATGATTCGTCAAACTCATCCAATCTCTCCTGTTTCTTCCTCTTTAATTCAGCTTCATAATTTCTCAGTCTTTCGTTCATCTTCTCCTGCAATCACAGATTACAAATTTACAAATTTCTAAGAGGAAAAAGGAAACTAAAGAACTTCAAATTATGCTACTGAACCAAAGTTAACAATGAGTACAGCTTCCAAAACCAAGAAGTTAATGAAGGAAAGAACAGAGTGGCAACCTTATAATTATTTTCCATGCGGTGCATAAAATAGAATCCGATGATGCCTCCTATGATTGTACCAGCAATGATTCGAACGTAGCCCCATCTCTGAGAAGCAGCAGCCCTCATTATTTTCTTCCAGTCGATTTTCCTTGGATTTTCTCGGGAAATTGATTGGGCGGTACCAGCCAATGTTCTTAAAACCGAACTGTACAGTAAATCGGTCAACCGTGTTTCAATGGATTTAACAGGATTGAACACTAATGATCGTACCAACAAGAACAACAATAACATCATTCCCTAAGGTTGTAGTGGCAGCAACGTGTTAGCAACAATAACACTAATATTCACATCAACAACGTTGCTTTGAAcatcaatataaattaaaaagctAAAGTAATTGGACAATAAAATTTACCGGAATATGGTCAGAACCGCAGAATTAAAAATCGCATAACtgcagaaaaaataaaaacaaaacagcaaaaaagaaacaaaagaaggGAGAAAAAGCAGAACAAGACAGGCGGCGAACCAAAAGGAGGGGGAAGAAGCAGAAATGCAGAACTCACAGGGTCGCACCTCCGGAGATCTATGGCGAACCAAAAGCGGACACAGACAGCTGAGGCAAGAACTAGAGCAGCGCAGCAAAACCACAGAAAACCACGAAGACGAAAGCAGCAGAACAAGACAGGCGGCGACTGGGAGAGCAGAACCGGCGGCGACAGCAAAGAACAGAGAAGAAGAGACGGAGATCGGAGAATTAGAGGCTAGGGTTTCTCACTGCTTAGTTTAGTGGTTTGCAATTTACTCTCTTCTGTTTTTACCTTTTTACCCCTAACCCACACGtcgttttcaattaaaaacattaaaaacTGAGAA contains the following coding sequences:
- the LOC107632955 gene encoding uncharacterized protein LOC107632955, which translates into the protein MMLLLFLLVRSLVFNPVKSIETRLTDLLYSSVLRTLAGTAQSISRENPRKIDWKKIMRAAASQRWGYVRIIAGTIIGGIIGFYFMHRMENNYKEKMNERLRNYEAELKRKKQERLDEFDESS